Part of the Sulfurimonas denitrificans DSM 1251 genome is shown below.
ATCTTATCTCCGCCTGTTCCTACCACATCTATTACCTCAGAACAAAGTTCATCAGAGATTGGAAGTTTTATGGCAAAAGAGCGCATAACTTCAGCAGCAGCAGCGATAACCTCTGTTTGAGTCTCCTCATCTAGTTTAATGCTTAACAAAAACCTAAGCATCTCATCATCACTCATTTCATGCATAAAAAGTGCGTTGAAAACTTTTTTTGCCTCCTCATAACTCATACTATCTCCTCGATATACTCACTTTGTAAACTTTTTGGTGTTGATTTAGTAGTTGGAATTTTTAGAACTTTGTACTTTTTTGAAGACTCTAAGTAGTTAATTGTAATTATTGAACCAGCTTCAATATTTTTACTAGCTTTTGCAACTATTCCACCAATTAAAACTACTCCATTTGCTATCATGTCTTGTGAAACTGAGCGTCTTTTGGTAATATTTACCGCATTTAAAAATTTATCTATTCTCATTTAAGATATACCCTGAATTTTTTCGTATATTGTAGAGTAATAAAACTGAAAATAATGTAAGAAGTGGAACATTTTTTGCGTAGAAGTACTTTTTTTATTTTTTGTGTATAATTAAATAATATAAAATTTCTATAATTGAGGCAAAAATGAAACATACCAAAAGAGATGTGCTTAAGAATATAGTAGTCACTGTTATTTTGATTATTATTGTTTTATTATTAATTTTGGGAGTACAAAGTTCTGATTTTTCAAAAATTAAAAAATATGATTTTGGTAAATCATCAAATGGTTTTTTACAACAAGTCAGTAGTTCTAAAAGCGACTCTATGGAGGTTAGTATAGTTAACAAAAGTGAGGTTAATTTAGGAGACTTTGTTTTTAATGTTTTGGGAGATAAAAAATTAATAGCTAATATCTCTATTATTCATAAACCAAAAAACGGTAAAACTTTTATGGATAATTCAGGAGATGAATTTATAGAAAAAGGGGCTATTCTTAGAGATGCCACCATTAATGCCATGCTAGATAGTCAAAATTTTGATATGAGTGTTAACAATAACAAAATAAAAGATGCGATTAAAAACAGACTAAATAAAAATCTTCAAAACAGTAGTGTAGAAGAGGTATATTTCAATAAATTTATTATTCAATAATAGGTAAAAAATTTTGCTATAATATTGAAACAATGCAAACTAAGGGTAGCTATTGATGGCAATTCATCTTAATAAAAAAATCTTCTGGATAGTCTCTTTTCTCATCATAATTTCAAATACAATTTTAACTCTCTATACATATCAGAAGACTAATGAGCGCATCCAAATAAGAGCTTTGGAGAGAGCTGAGTCACTAAAAGACTATTTTGTCGCTATGCGCTATGTTTATCATAAACAATTTATTAATAGCAACATAGACTTAAATGACTCAACTGTAGGTTTCCTCCCAGCCCATGCTTCCACATTCATAAGCAATAAATTCTCAGAAATTTCAAAAGACAAAATTACCATTAGAAATGTTACGGATAGACCAAGAAACCCTAAAAATATGGCTGATAATTTTGAATTAAGGGCGATGGAGTATTTCAAAAATAATCCAAAAGCAGAATCAAAAGTAGAAAAAATTATAGAGAACAATAAAGAGGTTTTTCACTACACAGTCCCACTTATTATAGAGGGTTATTGTATAGCATGCCATGGAAAAAAAGAGGATGTATTGCCATTTATAAAGAGTAGATATGACTCTGCTTATGACTATAAGATTGGTGATGTAAGGGGAGTTACAAGTATTAAAATTCCTATAGAAAATTTAGAAAAGGTGGCAATAAATAACTTTTATAGAACTACTGTTTTTAATTGGTCTATTATATTTATACTTCTTTTGATAATTTACTTTACTATTAAAAAAATGACAACTCAAGAAGTAAAGCAAAAGATATTTTTACAAAATGAAGTTAGAAAAAAAACAGCTATTTTACAAGAGCAAAAAAATCAGCTTGAAGCTGCAAACAAAAATCAAAAAGAGCTATTTTCAATATTAAGAACGGTTGCTGACTGTAATCAGATACTCATAACAGCAAGAGATATTAATGAGCTTATTCAAGATACAACAGCGTCTATACACTCAAATAGCACTTTTAAAGCTGTAAAAATATTGGTTATTGAAAATAGCGAACTTGTTGTAAAGGCGTCTATGGGAGTAGATGTGGAGCCTATAGTCCTTCCCTATGAAAGAGTTGTGTTAAAAGAGAATGCCCCTTTGAAATTAAATGCCTTTGATGATACTCTCTCTAAGGAGTGCAGAGATGAGATGCAACAAAACAGTATAAGTGAGACATATATAACACCTCTTAGAAAAAACAGCCACTCTAAAGAGGCTATTGGTGTTCTTAGTATCAGCACTACAAAAATAGATGGCTTAAGTAAAGAAGAACAGGATATGATAAATGAACTCTCGGGCGATATAGGTTTTGCCATGAACTCATTCCATCAAAAAGAGGCAATTAACCAACTCTCTTTTTATGATTCACTCACATATCTTGCAAATCAAAAATTATTTGAAAATCATTTAGAGCAGTCACTTATGGATAGTGAAAAATATCTAAAATATGGTGCTGTTTTGTTTATAGATTTTGATAACTTTAAAGATGTAAATGACCTAATTAACAAAGGTGCAGGCGATACTGTTTTAAAAGAAATCTCTCAAAGGTTAATAAAAAAAGCTAAAACTGCCTCCCTTATTGCAAGACATGGCGGTGATAAATTTTTAATTCTTTTAGAAAATATCTCAAAAGATGAAAATCAAAGCGCCATGATAGTTAAAAAAAGTGTTATTGAAATTCAAGAGATAACAAAAGAGCCATTTATTGTAGATGAAAACTCTATGTACCTTACATGTAGTATTGGTGTTGCTCTTTTTTTAGATAATACATCCGCAAACAAGCTCTTAAATCAAGCAGAGTACGCTATGAGAACAGCAAAGAGAGACGGAAAAAATACTGTCCGTTTCTATAATGAATCTCTTCAAGATATGACAAAACAGAGATTTCAAATGATTCAATATCTAAAAGAGTCTATCTTGAAAAATGAGCTTTTCCTAAACTACCAAAAACAGTTCGATAAAGATAAGAATGTTGTAGGTGTTGAAGCTCTTGTAAGATGGAATCACCCTACCCTTGGACTAGTTTCTCCTGCGGAGTTTATACCTCTTGCAGAGGAGTCTGGAATCATAAAAGAGATAGGCGCTTTTGTGCTAGAGAGTGCAACATCAGAGCTTCTTCTTTGGAAGAGTGATAGAATAAAAAAAGAGTGGCGAATCTCTGTAAATGTAAGCCCGCTTCAATTTAAAGAAAGCAGTTTTGTAGATACAATAAATAAGTTGATAACTTCTAAGAATTTAGACCCTTCAAAATTAAGAATTGAACTCACGGAGGGCGTTTTGATAGAGAACAAGGAGAAAGCCATAGATAAGATTAGAGACCTTAAAAACTTTGGAATCTCAACTTCGATAGATGATTTTGGAACAGGTTATTCAAATCTATCATATTTAAAAAATCTACAGATTGATGAGCTTAAAATAGACCAGTCATTTGTTTTTGGATTGGGTCAAAACAGCTCAGACAGAGCAATAGTAAATAGCATAATAATGCTTGGTGAAGAGTTCAACTTTGAAGTTATAGCTGAGGGTGTAGAGACGATAGAGCAGTTTGAAATCCTAAAAGAGCTT
Proteins encoded:
- a CDS encoding RNA-binding S4 domain-containing protein, producing MRIDKFLNAVNITKRRSVSQDMIANGVVLIGGIVAKASKNIEAGSIITINYLESSKKYKVLKIPTTKSTPKSLQSEYIEEIV
- a CDS encoding flagellar basal body-associated FliL family protein, yielding MKHTKRDVLKNIVVTVILIIIVLLLILGVQSSDFSKIKKYDFGKSSNGFLQQVSSSKSDSMEVSIVNKSEVNLGDFVFNVLGDKKLIANISIIHKPKNGKTFMDNSGDEFIEKGAILRDATINAMLDSQNFDMSVNNNKIKDAIKNRLNKNLQNSSVEEVYFNKFIIQ
- a CDS encoding EAL domain-containing protein — protein: MAIHLNKKIFWIVSFLIIISNTILTLYTYQKTNERIQIRALERAESLKDYFVAMRYVYHKQFINSNIDLNDSTVGFLPAHASTFISNKFSEISKDKITIRNVTDRPRNPKNMADNFELRAMEYFKNNPKAESKVEKIIENNKEVFHYTVPLIIEGYCIACHGKKEDVLPFIKSRYDSAYDYKIGDVRGVTSIKIPIENLEKVAINNFYRTTVFNWSIIFILLLIIYFTIKKMTTQEVKQKIFLQNEVRKKTAILQEQKNQLEAANKNQKELFSILRTVADCNQILITARDINELIQDTTASIHSNSTFKAVKILVIENSELVVKASMGVDVEPIVLPYERVVLKENAPLKLNAFDDTLSKECRDEMQQNSISETYITPLRKNSHSKEAIGVLSISTTKIDGLSKEEQDMINELSGDIGFAMNSFHQKEAINQLSFYDSLTYLANQKLFENHLEQSLMDSEKYLKYGAVLFIDFDNFKDVNDLINKGAGDTVLKEISQRLIKKAKTASLIARHGGDKFLILLENISKDENQSAMIVKKSVIEIQEITKEPFIVDENSMYLTCSIGVALFLDNTSANKLLNQAEYAMRTAKRDGKNTVRFYNESLQDMTKQRFQMIQYLKESILKNELFLNYQKQFDKDKNVVGVEALVRWNHPTLGLVSPAEFIPLAEESGIIKEIGAFVLESATSELLLWKSDRIKKEWRISVNVSPLQFKESSFVDTINKLITSKNLDPSKLRIELTEGVLIENKEKAIDKIRDLKNFGISTSIDDFGTGYSNLSYLKNLQIDELKIDQSFVFGLGQNSSDRAIVNSIIMLGEEFNFEVIAEGVETIEQFEILKELGCNYFQGYLLARPCKAEEL